The sequence TATCAGGTTAGATGTCACCACTCCCCTGCTCTTCGCGAGCTGGTCCTGGGCGGACAGCAGGGAACGCTGGGCCACAAGGACGGTGAGGAAATCGGAGAGCCCGGCCTCGTATTTGAGAAGAGCAACCTCGGCGGATCTATTTGCCGCCCTTTCGGCAAGGCGCAGGGACTCCATCTTGTTCTGCTCCTCAGCATAGGCGGTCAGCACATTCTCCACCTCTTCCAGCGCGCTGAGGACCGTCTTCTCATACTCCACAAGGGCCTCTTCCTGCAGGGCCGACTGGACCTCGATGTTGGCCCGTATCGCACCGCCCTTGAAGATAGGCCAGCTGATCGAGGGACCGAAGCTGTATGACCGGGTGGGCGTGGAAACAAGCCTGTTGACCGAAAGGGCTTCGATCCCTATGGACCCCATGAGCGTGAACTTCGGATACAGTTCCGCTGTTGCCACCCCCACCCTAGCCGTCTGCGCGGCGAGTTCGCGCTCCGTGCGCCTGACGTCCGGCCGCCGCCGCAGCATGTCCGCCGGCACGCCCACGGCCACATCGACAGGAGGGGCAGGAATGGATGCCGACTTCTCCAGTTCCTTATGGACCTTTCCCGGTTGTTCCCCCAGCAGCACCGCGATCCTGTTGAGCGCCGCCTCCAGCCCCGACCGAAGGTCCGGCACCTGCGACCGCGTGCTCTCGAGGTTGGAAAGGGCCTCCTGCACCGCAAGTTCATCCCCAAGCCCTGCCTGCTGTCGCCATAATGTCAACTGGTAGGTCTCGGCCTGCTTCGCGACGTTCCCCTCGGCGGCCTCGATCCTCGCCTGGTAAGAGCGCACGTCGATGTAATTCATGGCCATTTCTCCCAAAAGAGACACGAGAACATCCCGCAAGTCTTCCTGGGCCGCGTCGAGGTCCGCCCCGGCGGCCTCCACGGAACGACGCACACCGCCGAAAATGTCGATCTCCCAGGAGGCGTCGAAGCCCGCGGTGTAGAGGTCATTCACCCTGTCGGCAACGGTATCGGCGCTGCTGTAAACCCGTTTGCCGGAGGCGGAGGAATCCACGGAGGGAAAGAATTCGGCAACCGCCGCGCGGCGGCTCGCCCGGGCCTGCCTGACGCGGGCCTTCGCCATCTTCAGGTTGAGGTTCCCTGCCACCGCCCGTTCGATGAGACCGGAAAGGACTTCGTCGTTAAGAGTGGTCCACCAGGCGGCGAGGACCGCCGGATCCGCGGCGGCCGGTTTGAGACCGCCTTTGAGGGCCGTGTGCCACTGATCGGACACACTGACGTCGGGTTTGGCATAATCAGGTCCGACGCTCGCGCAGCCGCCGAGAAGGAACAATCCAAGAAGTGTGATCGGAAGAACCGCCGTGCGGTACAGGGCGGGAATATGCGGGAAGTTCATCTTCATGGGCCGGATTTGCCTTTAAGTATACTTGAAAACGCCCCTCACCGCACGCTTTCTTTTGCCCCTGGCGCCCTCTTCCTGATACTCTCCTTCACCGTCCTCATCTCTATCTCATGTATCGTATCCATGCGATTCCTGCCGGTGTTGAGATGAGACAGATAGGGGCCCTCAGGGAGGGGGTGCGCGAGCACAGGCCCGAGCTCATCCTTCTCGACCTCATGCTCACGGGACCGGACGGATATATGCGCCGATATCAGGAGGATCTCCACGGTACCAAATAATAATGGTTCAAGGTTTCAACAAGGTTCAAGGTTTCAGGCGGGAACTTCAGGCGGGAACAATTGGGTTGACACCGCCTGCCGCGTGGAATAATCTTACTGGGGGACCAATCAATGACCCGAGCTCTCATCACAGGCATCACAGGACAGGACGGCTCCTACCTCGCCGAGTACCTCCTCTCGAAGGGGTACGAGGTCCACGGGGTAATACGGAGGGCCAGCACCTTCAACACGGGGAGGATAGACCACA comes from Syntrophorhabdus sp. and encodes:
- a CDS encoding NAD-dependent epimerase/dehydratase family protein; the protein is MTRALITGITGQDGSYLAEYLLSKGYEVHGVIRRASTFNTGRIDH
- a CDS encoding efflux transporter outer membrane subunit; the protein is MNFPHIPALYRTAVLPITLLGLFLLGGCASVGPDYAKPDVSVSDQWHTALKGGLKPAAADPAVLAAWWTTLNDEVLSGLIERAVAGNLNLKMAKARVRQARASRRAAVAEFFPSVDSSASGKRVYSSADTVADRVNDLYTAGFDASWEIDIFGGVRRSVEAAGADLDAAQEDLRDVLVSLLGEMAMNYIDVRSYQARIEAAEGNVAKQAETYQLTLWRQQAGLGDELAVQEALSNLESTRSQVPDLRSGLEAALNRIAVLLGEQPGKVHKELEKSASIPAPPVDVAVGVPADMLRRRPDVRRTERELAAQTARVGVATAELYPKFTLMGSIGIEALSVNRLVSTPTRSYSFGPSISWPIFKGGAIRANIEVQSALQEEALVEYEKTVLSALEEVENVLTAYAEEQNKMESLRLAERAANRSAEVALLKYEAGLSDFLTVLVAQRSLLSAQDQLAKSRGVVTSNLIKLYKALGGGWESMASREEEKTDTRKTHENED